In Hyperolius riggenbachi isolate aHypRig1 chromosome 10, aHypRig1.pri, whole genome shotgun sequence, a genomic segment contains:
- the LOC137533812 gene encoding uncharacterized protein: protein EEEEEDEEEEEDEEEEDEDDEEEEDEEEDEDDEEEEDEEEEDEDEEDEEDEEEEEDEEEDEDDEEEEDEEDEDEEDEEEEDDEEEEEDEEEDEEDEEEEDEEDEEEEDEDDEEEEDEEDEEDEEEEDDDEEEEDEEEDEEDEEDEEEEEDEEVEDEEDEEEEEEEDEEDEEDEEEEEDEEVEDEEDEEEEDEEDEEDEEEDEEDEEEDEEEDEEDEEKE from the coding sequence gaagaagaagaagaagatgaagaagaagaagaagatgaagaagaagaagatgaagatgatgaagaagaagaagatgaagaagaagatgaagatgatgaagaagaagaagatgaagaagaagaagatgaagatgaagaagatgaagaagatgaagaagaagaagaagatgaagaagaagatgaagatgatgaagaagaagaagatgaagaagatgaagatgaagaagatgaagaagaagaagatgatgaagaagaagaagaagatgaagaagaagatgaagaagatgaagaagaagaagatgaagaagatgaagaagaagaagatgaagatgatgaagaagaagaagatgaagaagatgaagaagatgaagaagaagaagatgatgatgaagaagaagaagatgaagaagaagatgaagaagatgaagaagatgaagaagaagaagaagatgaagaagttgaagatgaagaagatgaagaagaagaagaagaagaagatgaagaagatgaagaagatgaagaagaagaagaagatgaagaagttgaagatgaagaagatgaagaagaagaagatgaagaagatgaagaagatgaagaagaagatgaagaagatgaagaagaagatgaagaagaagatgaagaagatgaagaaaaagaa